The genomic region TTTTGAATATCAATTTTCCCGCCGTTTCCGGGAACGGCATGGAGGCCGCGATCACCTTTCCGTCGATACGTAATTACCGTGATGTCCTCCAGACCTTCAACGGACCGGATGACGCGCTCTACTGCTTTTTCATGGGGGGGGAACCGGAGACACCGTTACAAAAATGGTCCGATGATTATACGGTAAAAAAAGGAATGATTTCCATTTCACCTGTCGATATACATCCCGGAAACGGATGTTCGCTTCAGAGGTACCGGATGACGGAATTCTGGAAAGGAGGCGGAGACGGATGAGTTATACCTTTGAACGGGGAAAACGGCTCTATGAGGCAAAACGATATGACCTTGCCCTCAAAGAATTCAGGGGGACGGGTATCGATGCCTCGGAAAACCTCGAATTCGCCTATTTCATGGGACTCACGCTTACCCAGCTCGAACACTATGACGATGCCCTCATGTATCTCGAGCAGATTGTCAGCACCCACCGGAGTTTCGTTCATGTGTACCAGTGCAGGATGATTTTAGGGTATATTTACGCGAAAACGAGGCGGTTCCGGCTCGCGGAGTTCGAGTTTCTGAAAACCATAGAGGGCGGTGTCCGTTCGCGGCAGGTTTACGCCTCGCTG from Spirochaetales bacterium harbors:
- a CDS encoding tetratricopeptide repeat protein yields the protein MSYTFERGKRLYEAKRYDLALKEFRGTGIDASENLEFAYFMGLTLTQLEHYDDALMYLEQIVSTHRSFVHVYQCRMILGYIYAKTRRFRLAEFEFLKTIEGGVRSRQVYASLGHICYLLRKVDESIKNLRHSLSLDAEYPNALNSLGFIYAEEEIDKEKALHLCKKAVNISPNNPSYLDSLGWAHFKIGRPFEAQGYLRKALELLPKNKEISRHLKIVTSSL